The DNA segment tttttcagttggatctaccataagatgatagagaaaaggttggagtgagagatgaaagagaaaggattgagagaagtgagtaagggtttgaggagtttctttttttttttagttttgagaatgaaaattatttaaatatcctttactttaaaacttagaatccataatatatgagggtatttttgtctactataatccggtacacatgattaaaatgtaccaagtaaaaaacagacgtacgcacgttaacaaactcatatatatatatatatatatatatatatatatatatatatatattaaaaacctATCAGGATACACTTTTCATATTGAGAAAACGagttttactatttatatttaattctgcttatcttgtttaaaaatttaataaaaatactgttgagtaaaaaatgtataatatataataatgcaAACATGGATATTTTTTCCAACTACTTGAAGTAGTGTACTAAGCTATTCATtttagtaaattattttttataaattaaactagaaacatccttttaataaaaaaatagttcaatttttttataattcagttcattttaattaaatagtattatttttcatttctttaagtattttatttttaaaataatttaaattttacttctaTGTTATTTTTGAAGTTCACTGTgatattaattacttttctcTCATTTATACTTTTACTATTTACCTAATTTAAACTAGAactaaaagaatttataaacagtttattaaaattgagaaaatttattatatttttatttataagaaaaccAATTTGGAATAAAGAAGCTAAGTTTTCTTAATATCCTTAACACATTCACTTGGGTTTGGAGCCTAATTAAATCTTCTTGTTTTGtgttaattgatttaaattatagcAACAACTCAGACAATAAGTGTTTATGAATACAAGAAGAAACCGTGTTAACCCATTAATTAATAGAATTGGAAGTCTTTGACTTCAATCTCATAATGAACTTGTGAAAGAAACTGTTAATaactttctaataaaatataatataaaaacaaaatcactgCTTATTTCAAGACAAGAATATATTCTACAAATTTCAGctaagttgttttctttttctcaatatatAAATTCACAGTTCAAGTTTCAAAGTTACTGAAAATGTAGTAATGAAGTGGCACATTGAATACTCCATTGACGCAAACTGTTAccaatattataaaatgatataattcaTGCACCAAaagtgtattttatatattttaaagtataaaatttaaaataaaaaaattcttcagtAAACAAAAATCACTCATTAACTTtgaatgtataatttttaagcaaattgaaatttcaaataaatgGAAAGCAACCATTACCATTAACATAAAAGATGCTAGAATTTATTCCTCACTGGAAAACTTTGTACTATCAATGTTCACTCAGTGATCCTGGTAACTTGGGATATATGCCTGTTCCCGGtatcatgcaaaaataaaatccaaatccctatattcattctaaggTGGAGAATTTGTCTATGTTACTGAACTAAGTTCTCTCCACAAATAGATATGCATAAAAGGTTGAATATATTGAAGCACAAATAGAAATTCTGATTATCTAGAAAAACCTTCTTTAATAGGATtacaatttttaagaaatttgaagagaaaatatagaAGCTAATCAACAAATtagaaacaaataaacaaaaacaatttctcATGATCTgacaaaattaaacttaaagtaCCATCTATGCTCTTGATAGTGTTTAGATTTGATAAGAGAGACAAATATTGAAGTTGGAATGACACTGATTTTATACTTTGTGTACATTTTTGTTGGCACAGATGCATTTTCTGTGTGATCACTGTCACAATAGAAAGGATTTCCTAATTGAACAGAAGAAGGGAAAGCATCCAATGATGACAACTCAGAGGCAAGTGACATGAAAAACCATCAATGAACAAGCAAAAGAAGGAGACATGTCGGAGAGGTCTGTGCCAATATCTGGCAATATGCTAAAAATTAATGGACTAAACGGTTGCACAAAAACCTGCAACCTCGATGAAAAGTCACAATTTACGTTCAGTCTGCCCTTTCCAGTTCATTTTTATAGAAAGCATTTCACCCTTTTTTTATCTACatttagaagttaaaattaacCCTTAATCATCAGTTGCTCttcataaaaattcaaaatttccaTGACTCTGTTCAAAAGGGTAGTGataattttaagtttcaaattctGGGTCAAGGAAAAAGACAATGTTTTTGATCATTTGCGTCACTAGTCAGAACTATTGTACAATTGGCTGAGAGAAGCAAAAGTATGGTCAAATGGGAAACTTtcttattgatttatttaatgaaaaaagagatataatgtataaaaaattgtgataaCAGTCTatgtacaaaaatatatatgttcaCCATGTTTTATTGAGCTTTTCCTTCCTGAACTGGCACCAGTTCATTGAATGAAATGATACAAGTTTGTTTTTAATGCTAGTAGTAACatcttattaaaaaagttatattataagCTGAAGCGCGTGAGATAGACTGTTTTTTGGAGTTTCTGATTAATTagttaaagttttgaaaaaatattaatagctatggtcaaataataaatacaaaattaaattggaAGGAAGTTATTAAAGGTTAAGGTGGTGGAAGcttcatatgctttttccaaAACTTGATCACTTCTTGCTAAATGGAAACACTAAccatagtaataataattttttaagactgAGATTAGAATAATGGAATATATCATTACAAATATAAAGCAATGGTCAGTTGGTGAGAGGGGAATTTGATTTTGGTTGTTGCTTTAGGAGGGGTGAAGGAGGAGTCTGAACCCTTGTGCTTTTTTCCACATTCTGTATTTGTTGGGCCAAGAAATCTCCCTGCATTTTCTGCATTGCATAACGTTACTGACAAGGTGTGTCTGACACCCCTGAACTTGCTCATTGTCCTTTCCTGCATTTCCCCCACTACCTAGAGAGAACGCTAGGAAAGTGTTCATCTTGTTTTCCACACCATTGGCATTTATTATCTTGCATGTGTTTGTCTCTGAAAAATAAGTTCTGGTTTTCTGCTTACTGGTGTAGTTTGTTACTTTGTtagagctttttttttttattccttttggttttgaaatttttcCAGCAGTAACATGGCAGGAGTTGCACCACCACCCAAACCAGAAGAGCTTCAGCCACACCCTGTGAAAGATCAACTTCCAAATGTTTCGTACTGCATCACTAGTCCTCCTCCTTGGCGTGAGTTCACTGTTTCTTTGACcccttttgttttattttgtaaaaacttggtcttccttcttttttcttcatttttatggGTGGACATTGCTAATGAGATCCATGGTGaggctttttattttattattttggaagaACACTTTTTAAAACCATTTTGTCTCTTGGGGTATGGAGCAGTAAAACCAACTAGTTTTTGTTTGCGTTCATTGTCATTGTGATGATTAATTTTGATGTTAATGAAGCGGAGGCGATTCTCCTTGGTTTTCAACATTATCTGGTGATGCTTGGCACAACTGTTCTAATACCAACCTCTCTAGTTACTCAGATGGGAGGAGGAAACGTAAGTCttgacaagaaagaaaaaagaaagtaaaaagtaaatggTTTTGAATGATGTTGTGTGGTTGCTAAGTCTAACTAAGTTCTCAATTGTGCTTCAACAGGAAGACAAAGCAAAAATGATCCAGACTCTGCTGTTTGTAGCTGGCGTGAACACATTGTTCCAAACACTGTTTGGGACTCGTCTACCTGTAGTTATTGGAGGATCCTACACCTTTGTGCCTACTACCATTTCAATAATTTTGGCTAGTCGCTACAGTGACATTTTGAATCCTCAGGAAGTTGGTTCAGTACACTGTTATGCCCTTTTTGCTATGTTATCATTATCCTTGTTTATCTGATTAGTGATAAATATGCAGAGATTTGAGAGGATAATGCGTGGGACGCAGGGCGCGCTTATCGTTGCTTCGACCCTCCAAATTGTTGTTGGATTCAGTGGACTTTGGCGCAATGTAGTGAGGTTGGTTCCTGTCTAGATCCTTGAATTGTTTTTCCTTCCATCTTGTATCACATACATTGAACTTTTTGTGATCATCCATGCAATACTTATACTTTCAAATGTTTAAAgatgtttctatttttcttgtttggaCCACAGCTAGCTCTAATTCGTATAGAAGTGTACTAATCCCTCCTTCATTTGATAACTCCCAGTTAGTGATCATGATTAATTCCAGTTACACTGATAGATAGGATTTTTACCATTCTGCAAGTTATTTTTTCTGCAAATAATTTTAGTGAGTAATTTGCTGTACTTTTATAGGTTCTTAAGCCCTCTCTCTGCAGTTCCCCTGGTTGCTCTGTCAGGCTTTGGACTTTATGAGTTGGGCTTTCCTGTGGTATTGATATTTGCAACAAGAACTGTTTCTTATTTCTTTCCTTCATCTATGAATCTATGAATTATATAACTGGTATGATTTGCACTTTCTTGATTATTTCTTCTTGAATTGTAGCTTGCAAAATGTGTGGAGATTGGGCTGCCAGAAATTGTAATCTTACTAGTATTTTCACAGGTGATCTATAATTATCATGATGTTAAATTACCTTGCATCGTTTggaacatatttaaaaataacccTGAGTACTTAACACACCAAAGATGAAATCATGTTACTTCTTGCTCTactttattttctctaatttaaaTGCTATATTCTAAAGTAGTGGTGTTCCTTTGTCCAGTACATTCCTCATGTGATGAAAGGACAAAAGCCTATCTGTGATCGATTTGCAGTTATATTCTCGGTAGCAATTGTGTGGATTTATGCTCATCTTCTAACTGTGGGTGGAGCATATAAACATGTACCACAGGAAACTCAGGATACTTGCAGAACTGATCGTGCTGGCATTATAAGTGGTGCACCTTGGTAAGGGTCTTgtgatttttaataatagaaacaGTTTCTTCTTCGTGTAGCTGTATATTTTGGAGGAC comes from the Vigna radiata var. radiata cultivar VC1973A chromosome 2, Vradiata_ver6, whole genome shotgun sequence genome and includes:
- the LOC106755767 gene encoding nucleobase-ascorbate transporter 7 gives rise to the protein MAGVAPPPKPEELQPHPVKDQLPNVSYCITSPPPWPEAILLGFQHYLVMLGTTVLIPTSLVTQMGGGNEDKAKMIQTLLFVAGVNTLFQTLFGTRLPVVIGGSYTFVPTTISIILASRYSDILNPQERFERIMRGTQGALIVASTLQIVVGFSGLWRNVVRFLSPLSAVPLVALSGFGLYELGFPVLAKCVEIGLPEIVILLVFSQYIPHVMKGQKPICDRFAVIFSVAIVWIYAHLLTVGGAYKHVPQETQDTCRTDRAGIISGAPWIKIPYPFQWGAPTFDAGEAFATMAASFVALVESTGAFIAVSRYASATPLPPSVLSRGVGWQGVGILLSGIFGTGNGSSVSVENAGLLALTRVGSRRVVQISAGFMIFFSILGKFGAVFASIPAPIVAALYCLFFAYVGSAGLSFLQFCNLNSFRTKFILGFSIFMGLSIPQYFNEYTAFKNYGPVHTHARWFNDMINVPFSSKAFVAGSLALFLDATLHNKDNQTRKDRGMHWWDRFRSFKTDTRSEEFYSLPFNLNKFFPSV